A stretch of Clostridium formicaceticum DNA encodes these proteins:
- a CDS encoding helix-turn-helix domain-containing protein, translating into MEDLIYNYIALLEAILSPEEMLPDLILHKYGLLELTGKQRRELEAMEMKRLHQKKWTYREIGKRFGLTDSGVYRRVRRFGG; encoded by the coding sequence ATGGAGGATTTGATCTACAACTACATAGCCCTCCTAGAGGCCATCCTTTCACCAGAGGAAATGCTGCCGGACTTGATTCTTCATAAGTATGGACTATTAGAGCTAACAGGAAAACAGCGGAGGGAGCTGGAGGCCATGGAGATGAAAAGGCTTCATCAGAAGAAATGGACCTATAGGGAGATTGGAAAGAGGTTTGGGTTGACGGATAGTGGGGTTTATCGGAGGGTGAGGCGGTTTGGGGGATGA
- a CDS encoding ImmA/IrrE family metallo-endopeptidase codes for MMWIDEVVTGLLDLYATKDVYELYEALEISIVYLEEDSILLQGHDALYNRNYLDREVVFLRGGLSLEYERFILAHELGHALLHTHLVSNTFHSLTNLDKLEKQASYFAVRLLDVKLDSIALEGFTIEQIASTLELPMECLEIIREMEEGYGLNP; via the coding sequence ATGATGTGGATAGATGAGGTTGTAACAGGATTACTAGATCTTTATGCTACCAAGGATGTCTATGAGCTTTATGAAGCTCTAGAGATTTCTATTGTCTACTTAGAAGAGGACAGCATTTTATTACAAGGTCACGATGCACTTTATAACAGAAATTATTTAGATAGGGAAGTGGTCTTTCTTCGAGGGGGATTATCTCTGGAATACGAGAGATTTATTTTAGCCCATGAGCTAGGTCATGCCCTCCTACATACCCATTTGGTCAGTAATACTTTTCATTCATTAACAAATTTGGACAAGCTGGAAAAACAGGCCAGCTATTTTGCCGTAAGACTTCTAGACGTCAAACTAGACAGTATTGCCCTAGAGGGCTTTACTATAGAGCAAATTGCCAGCACATTGGAGCTTCCAATGGAATGTCTTGAAATTATTAGGGAGATGGAGGAGGGTTATGGCCTGAATCCATAG
- a CDS encoding protein kinase domain-containing protein, whose protein sequence is MGRYKFSSETVLSTEGGMGITWKGFDDHLKRDVVIKTIKKERLDEQKFSLEELNNQLIDEAKNQAKITHQNIAKVYDYYKNESDGLVYLVFEYIDGLGLNKYPELIQCNTNNLNEVLDIFEQIINGIICAHKNNIIHRDIKLDNILYNKESKHIKIIDFGISKIKEADVRAYTLNMYGNTPYFAPERFPAGFLPKPLDNLHIDIEEKFDIYALGVLFFTMLTGEFPYRKLEDYSLATPRVADFRDDINEELDEAICGMIQVNPKARVSNLSFILDIIKNHKKIQFIKMSSIPTFNARNKVRDPLHGYIELTDDEMLIINHKVFQRLRNIKQLGTTYLVYPGATHGRFTHSLGVLYLSTKIFDIIMGKNSSIITWDYNEIKKQRQMLRIASLLHDIGHSPFSHVGDNLFSPVIKNHEEMSANLIINTDLSEIIDMIGRKNGGFTYREIAGLIKGRIPSNYLLIKRVFSGDIIDADRMDYLLRDSLMLGVKYGKYDLDHLINSLNIIIDNNIPILSIEEKGIYALEEFILARHFMFTQVYLHKTRRIYDKILERSMQCMLPSNHLPIREEEFLQWDDNRVLEYIKNNPNSYNDMFLNRGHLKLVFERFPYIKEEEKLIISEIEELINNRRYLDTEVIVDRYTQNAIKFEDEMGNPSIGILDKNKNIHHVDKYSSILSKINDSLDVFRIYANEEKRDEIIKVIEEAYSKCLRP, encoded by the coding sequence ATGGGGAGATATAAATTTAGTAGCGAAACAGTATTATCAACTGAAGGCGGTATGGGAATAACTTGGAAGGGATTTGACGATCATTTAAAAAGAGATGTTGTTATAAAAACTATTAAAAAAGAAAGATTAGATGAACAGAAATTTTCACTTGAAGAACTAAATAATCAGTTAATTGATGAGGCTAAAAATCAAGCTAAAATTACGCACCAAAACATTGCTAAAGTGTATGATTACTATAAAAATGAAAGTGATGGACTAGTATATCTTGTATTTGAATATATAGACGGATTGGGATTAAATAAATATCCTGAATTGATACAATGTAATACGAACAACTTAAATGAGGTGCTAGATATATTTGAGCAGATAATAAATGGAATAATCTGTGCACATAAAAATAATATTATACATAGAGATATTAAATTAGATAATATTTTATACAATAAAGAATCTAAGCATATAAAAATAATTGATTTTGGGATATCTAAAATTAAAGAGGCTGATGTACGTGCTTATACATTAAATATGTATGGAAATACTCCTTATTTTGCACCTGAGCGATTTCCAGCAGGATTCTTACCTAAGCCACTAGATAATTTACATATTGATATTGAAGAAAAATTTGATATTTATGCATTAGGGGTTCTATTTTTTACTATGTTAACAGGAGAATTTCCTTATAGAAAATTAGAAGACTATAGCTTAGCAACACCAAGAGTGGCTGACTTCAGAGATGATATAAATGAAGAGTTAGATGAGGCTATTTGCGGAATGATACAAGTTAACCCCAAAGCTAGAGTTAGTAATTTGTCCTTTATTTTAGATATAATAAAGAATCATAAAAAAATTCAATTTATAAAGATGAGTAGTATTCCAACATTTAATGCTAGAAATAAAGTCAGGGACCCTTTACATGGATACATTGAATTAACAGATGATGAGATGTTAATTATAAATCATAAAGTTTTCCAGAGATTAAGAAACATTAAGCAACTTGGTACTACATACTTAGTATACCCTGGCGCAACACATGGAAGATTTACACACTCATTAGGTGTATTATACTTATCGACCAAGATATTTGATATTATAATGGGAAAAAATAGCTCAATTATTACTTGGGATTATAATGAGATAAAAAAGCAAAGACAAATGCTACGAATTGCTTCATTATTACATGATATAGGACATTCTCCTTTTTCTCATGTAGGAGATAATTTGTTTTCTCCTGTAATAAAAAATCATGAAGAAATGTCAGCTAATTTAATAATAAATACCGATCTTTCGGAGATTATAGACATGATTGGTAGAAAAAATGGAGGTTTTACTTATAGAGAAATTGCAGGATTAATCAAGGGTAGAATCCCATCAAATTATTTGCTAATAAAAAGGGTCTTCTCAGGGGACATTATTGATGCAGACAGGATGGATTATCTCTTAAGAGATTCCCTGATGTTGGGTGTTAAGTATGGAAAATACGACTTAGATCATCTCATAAACTCTCTAAATATAATCATTGATAATAATATACCTATTTTATCGATTGAAGAGAAGGGTATATATGCATTGGAAGAATTTATCTTAGCTCGTCATTTTATGTTTACACAAGTATATTTGCATAAGACAAGAAGAATATATGATAAAATTTTAGAACGCAGCATGCAATGCATGTTGCCATCTAACCACTTGCCTATTAGGGAAGAAGAATTTTTGCAATGGGATGATAATAGAGTGTTAGAATATATAAAAAATAATCCTAACTCCTATAATGATATGTTCTTAAATAGAGGTCATCTAAAACTAGTTTTCGAGAGATTTCCCTATATTAAAGAGGAAGAAAAATTAATAATTTCAGAGATTGAAGAACTAATTAATAATAGGAGATATTTAGATACAGAGGTAATAGTAGATAGGTATACACAAAATGCAATAAAATTCGAAGATGAAATGGGGAACCCTTCCATTGGAATTTTAGATAAAAATAAAAACATTCATCATGTGGACAAATATTCTTCGATATTATCTAAAATTAACGATTCTTTAGACGTTTTCAGAATATACGCGAATGAGGAAAAAAGAGATGAAATAATTAAGGTTATAGAGGAGGCGTATTCAAAATGTTTGAGACCTTAG
- a CDS encoding N-6 DNA methylase: MRIEIKEKHEKVAKDLRTYLQNKGCSIIQEEVKTKNYIADMVGFTISEKGKLTPEVVVEITTTVNPNKQRQLFTISKQFGAKYALLVVLGEEEKKYWFDAVTSLPVEEPTFKSHSRYLLRNEDIENNLFKCFDILRGSLRPFEQIKLVLSMLLVRKYLLDIDNLEHWGNLGKESLTEVLYSASTYYALGKTDKIENISEKALHKLIAEMEQLPPVKEEYPNIFMGFVERLSSRDVGAYATTRKLNDIVTKLISTLNIRSGKAIDLAAGFGFQLFSAMKEVKVDEFIGIEINEEISELTNILRLIGGYVGSKIIVDDGLQIKNDNTYTLVSFEPPIGSVALGNKYIDFKITNEGKRRRIDYSELFIEKAIELAEGKGYIVAVVPEGILFSSSSELVRKLILDKTIVKAVISLPEHIKSPYTGIKLSILVLQKKANENEEGVEFFAGKIDSLEDVDEVAGAFKKWNVKEV; the protein is encoded by the coding sequence ATGCGCATAGAGATCAAAGAAAAGCATGAAAAAGTAGCAAAAGATTTGAGGACATATTTGCAAAATAAAGGATGCTCCATTATTCAAGAAGAAGTAAAAACTAAAAACTACATTGCAGATATGGTAGGATTTACAATCAGTGAAAAAGGGAAATTAACTCCAGAAGTGGTAGTGGAAATAACTACAACAGTCAATCCCAATAAGCAAAGACAGCTTTTTACCATCTCAAAACAATTTGGAGCAAAATATGCGCTTCTAGTAGTTTTAGGAGAAGAGGAGAAGAAATATTGGTTTGATGCGGTAACTTCTTTGCCAGTGGAAGAGCCTACTTTTAAGAGTCATTCAAGATATTTATTGAGAAATGAAGATATAGAAAACAACTTATTTAAATGTTTTGATATTTTAAGAGGTTCATTAAGGCCATTTGAACAGATTAAGTTAGTATTATCGATGCTCTTGGTTAGAAAATATCTACTAGACATCGATAATCTAGAGCATTGGGGGAATTTGGGTAAAGAGAGTTTAACGGAGGTTCTATACTCTGCATCAACATATTATGCACTAGGTAAAACCGATAAGATAGAAAATATATCTGAAAAAGCACTACATAAGTTAATTGCAGAAATGGAACAATTACCACCAGTTAAGGAGGAATATCCAAATATATTTATGGGATTTGTTGAACGCCTAAGCTCTAGAGATGTTGGAGCTTATGCTACTACTAGAAAGTTGAATGACATAGTTACTAAGTTAATTAGTACGTTAAATATAAGGTCAGGAAAAGCAATAGATTTAGCGGCAGGATTTGGCTTTCAATTATTTAGCGCAATGAAAGAAGTGAAAGTCGATGAATTTATAGGTATAGAAATCAATGAAGAAATTAGTGAATTGACTAATATCTTAAGGTTAATAGGTGGTTACGTAGGTTCAAAGATAATAGTTGATGATGGGCTACAAATAAAGAATGATAATACCTATACACTAGTAAGTTTTGAACCACCTATAGGTTCTGTTGCATTAGGTAATAAATATATAGATTTTAAGATAACCAATGAAGGAAAACGAAGAAGAATTGATTATTCTGAGCTATTTATAGAAAAGGCCATAGAGTTGGCAGAGGGTAAAGGATATATCGTAGCTGTTGTACCTGAAGGCATATTATTTTCAAGTTCCAGTGAATTGGTAAGAAAGCTGATTTTAGACAAGACAATTGTAAAAGCTGTTATAAGTTTACCGGAGCATATTAAAAGTCCTTATACAGGCATTAAATTGAGTATTCTTGTATTACAAAAGAAGGCCAATGAAAATGAAGAAGGTGTAGAGTTCTTTGCAGGAAAAATTGATAGTCTAGAGGATGTAGACGAAGTTGCTGGAGCATTTAAAAAATGGAACGTTAAGGAGGTATAG
- a CDS encoding helix-turn-helix transcriptional regulator: MKNKIKEVLRKRGIKVSYVLSVTGFSKSYFYDVMKGKTVPSLMNARKIAEVIEVPLDELFPVEKLSKQE, encoded by the coding sequence ATGAAAAACAAAATAAAAGAAGTGCTGAGAAAAAGAGGCATCAAGGTATCCTATGTTCTTTCAGTAACAGGTTTTTCTAAGTCTTATTTTTACGATGTGATGAAGGGAAAGACGGTACCCAGCCTGATGAATGCTAGGAAAATAGCAGAGGTCATAGAGGTTCCTTTAGACGAACTTTTTCCGGTAGAAAAACTCTCTAAGCAGGAATAA
- a CDS encoding DEAD/DEAH box helicase, which translates to MSKTLTAMAIMGQIYLVGKAKRALIVAPTSVVSVWPKELKEYAAFPYAVKVLEGSSKNRIQQLQSLQGKEGLQIAIINYEGTWRILEELLQWQPEIIIADDSQRIKTPTTKQSKALHKLGDGGRYKLILSGTPVQNAPLDLWSQYRFLDKSIFGSSYYAFKGRHAIMGGYGKYQVVGYRHMEELIRKAHTIALRVTKEEALDLPETIDEIRYCQLEPKAANLYKRLVKDSYVQLEKGEITAQNVLTRLLRLSQLTGGYIHTDEGITNEISTAKLEVLQEIVEDLMDEGKKLVIFA; encoded by the coding sequence TTGAGTAAAACCTTAACGGCAATGGCCATCATGGGACAGATTTATCTAGTGGGGAAGGCAAAGAGGGCATTGATTGTGGCCCCCACCTCCGTAGTTTCCGTATGGCCCAAGGAGCTGAAGGAATATGCCGCCTTTCCCTATGCAGTAAAGGTATTGGAGGGTAGCAGCAAAAACCGTATCCAGCAGCTACAAAGCCTTCAAGGGAAGGAGGGTCTACAAATAGCCATCATCAACTACGAGGGCACCTGGCGAATCCTAGAGGAGCTCCTTCAGTGGCAGCCGGAAATCATCATCGCCGATGACTCCCAGAGAATCAAAACCCCCACCACCAAGCAATCCAAGGCCCTTCATAAACTGGGGGATGGTGGGAGGTATAAGCTGATTCTCTCCGGCACGCCGGTACAAAATGCTCCCTTGGACCTTTGGAGCCAGTATCGCTTTTTGGATAAAAGCATCTTTGGTAGCAGCTACTATGCCTTCAAAGGACGACATGCCATTATGGGAGGCTATGGAAAATATCAGGTGGTGGGCTATCGCCACATGGAGGAACTCATAAGAAAAGCCCATACCATAGCCCTTCGGGTGACAAAGGAGGAGGCACTGGATCTTCCCGAAACCATCGATGAAATCAGATATTGCCAGCTGGAGCCAAAGGCGGCTAACCTCTATAAAAGGCTGGTAAAGGATAGCTATGTACAGTTGGAAAAGGGAGAGATCACCGCCCAGAATGTCTTAACAAGACTCTTAAGGCTCAGCCAGCTGACGGGAGGCTATATCCACACAGATGAGGGGATAACCAATGAGATATCCACCGCTAAGCTGGAGGTTTTACAAGAAATTGTGGAGGATTTGATGGATGAAGGAAAAAAGCTGGTGATCTTTGCCTGA
- a CDS encoding helix-turn-helix domain-containing protein, which yields MTIGERIRKMRKEKRYSIMDIRDLTGLSKSTISEVENDKSNPTTETLQKIAKALGVSVDTFFKEETDQDEAPALPIEFTTPQKAMEFILKQPAIMGFGGFDVNKLGDEEIVEFANELLRQLELLSYKYKK from the coding sequence TTGACAATAGGAGAACGTATTCGAAAAATGAGAAAAGAGAAGAGATATTCCATCATGGATATTCGGGACCTTACGGGTTTGTCTAAATCCACCATCAGTGAAGTGGAAAATGATAAAAGCAACCCAACGACAGAAACCCTACAAAAGATTGCTAAGGCCCTTGGGGTTTCAGTAGATACTTTTTTCAAGGAAGAAACTGATCAGGATGAAGCCCCTGCTTTACCAATAGAATTTACCACCCCCCAAAAGGCGATGGAATTTATCTTAAAGCAGCCGGCTATTATGGGTTTTGGAGGATTTGATGTAAATAAGCTGGGGGATGAAGAGATTGTAGAGTTTGCCAATGAGTTATTAAGACAACTAGAGCTTTTATCCTACAAGTACAAGAAGTAG
- a CDS encoding DUF927 domain-containing protein, whose amino-acid sequence MNLEGRIDYLKFYQKHIQKGKISGENLVGLCPFHEDTKPSFGANIKTGVYNCLACGEKGNAITFLAKLYRIDNKEAYRLLLQEEGLYEENHQGRKDANNHRNRFINTTDNKESNHSTRKPSDSEGSKHNNQKNNIQDTKTPEYMTTKATTKKEVPKYIVEDYCKEKRLPEDFIRSLGIRDGKTGITIPYKDEAGKILSNRQRYHRDSPTRFSWARGSKINLYGLWQIEKIKSIGRVILVEGESDCHTLWHHGIEEILGVPGATTFHGDWVEMLEGLDVYIHHEGDMGGDTFFNKISKTLKERNFKARIYKIQCSSLGVKDPSDLHIKDPNTFKENWQRVMAEAEEIFLINLQEEEENLIPNAPVKLRQPTGWRITEGGVEMINAKTRLPYLVCRTPILISRRIKALGMEEEKVEIAFFRDKKWHFVREQRSTIFQARTIIKLADVGVTVTSENAKFLVRFLENLEAENFDIIETLQSVNQLGWHGENFLPGREGELVLDMEHGERRWVEAYSKRGELKDWIKMMKPLRQNTIFRFILASSFAAPLLKLLNHRIFFVHNWGDSRGGKTAALKAALSVWGNPEELMTSFNATNVGLERLASFFNDLPLGIDERQVAGGKQEYIETLVYMLSMGYSKVRGTKTGGLENQKSWRSIVLTTGEEPLTTMGSQTGVHTRALEIHGSPFEREEEARSMHNFITMNYGVTGPFFIEKLMEDMKPHELQDRHKEIQETLMGINENHKKIGSHVSSVAVVILADELMNKWLFLEKENISIAMGNEILSNLEDMMHTDIVERAYEFIQGWLISNIEQFRGNPRRESYGVMEDNRFYVFPQILQEALDKQGYSYKKIIQGLGDRGYIDITYEKSGKKRQTVVKKIEGKACRMVSFDLSGIEDLEETPPFKAVTL is encoded by the coding sequence ATGAATTTAGAGGGAAGAATAGATTATTTGAAATTTTATCAAAAGCATATCCAAAAGGGAAAAATCAGCGGTGAAAATCTGGTGGGGCTATGCCCCTTCCATGAGGATACCAAGCCCAGCTTCGGCGCCAATATCAAAACCGGTGTGTACAATTGCCTAGCCTGTGGAGAAAAGGGGAATGCCATTACCTTCTTAGCAAAGCTCTATAGGATAGATAACAAAGAGGCCTACCGGTTGTTACTTCAGGAAGAAGGTCTTTATGAGGAAAATCATCAGGGAAGAAAAGATGCGAATAACCATAGAAATAGGTTTATCAATACAACGGATAACAAAGAGAGCAATCATTCCACTAGAAAACCTAGCGACAGTGAGGGTTCAAAGCATAACAACCAAAAGAACAACATTCAGGACACCAAGACACCAGAGTACATGACTACAAAAGCTACTACCAAGAAGGAAGTACCAAAATATATAGTTGAGGACTATTGCAAGGAAAAAAGACTCCCAGAGGACTTCATAAGATCCTTAGGCATAAGAGATGGAAAAACAGGTATCACCATCCCCTATAAAGACGAGGCAGGCAAGATCCTATCCAATCGTCAGAGATACCACAGAGACAGTCCTACACGATTTTCTTGGGCTAGGGGTAGTAAAATAAATCTCTATGGTCTATGGCAGATAGAAAAGATCAAAAGTATAGGCAGGGTCATTCTAGTAGAGGGAGAAAGCGACTGTCATACCCTATGGCATCATGGGATAGAGGAGATCTTAGGAGTACCGGGAGCCACCACCTTTCATGGGGATTGGGTGGAGATGTTAGAAGGGCTAGATGTTTATATTCATCATGAAGGGGATATGGGGGGAGACACCTTTTTCAACAAGATTTCCAAAACCCTAAAGGAAAGAAATTTTAAAGCAAGGATCTATAAAATCCAATGTAGTTCCTTAGGAGTAAAGGACCCCTCCGACCTCCATATCAAAGACCCCAACACATTTAAGGAAAACTGGCAAAGGGTGATGGCTGAGGCAGAGGAAATTTTTCTTATTAACCTACAGGAGGAAGAAGAGAACCTGATTCCCAATGCTCCAGTAAAACTAAGACAACCTACTGGATGGCGAATAACAGAAGGTGGAGTTGAAATGATTAACGCTAAAACCCGCCTACCCTATCTAGTTTGTAGAACCCCCATCTTAATTTCTAGAAGAATTAAGGCCCTAGGGATGGAGGAGGAAAAGGTGGAGATTGCCTTCTTTAGAGATAAAAAGTGGCACTTTGTCAGGGAACAGAGAAGCACTATTTTTCAAGCCAGAACCATCATCAAGCTGGCGGATGTGGGTGTCACCGTCACCTCGGAAAATGCCAAGTTTCTAGTAAGATTTCTTGAGAACCTAGAGGCGGAAAATTTTGACATCATCGAAACCCTCCAGTCGGTGAATCAATTGGGTTGGCATGGAGAGAATTTTTTGCCGGGAAGAGAAGGAGAACTTGTGCTGGATATGGAGCATGGTGAAAGGAGATGGGTGGAGGCCTACAGCAAAAGGGGGGAATTAAAAGATTGGATAAAAATGATGAAACCCTTAAGACAAAACACCATCTTTCGATTTATCCTAGCCAGTAGCTTTGCAGCACCACTTTTAAAATTACTGAATCATAGAATCTTTTTTGTCCATAACTGGGGGGATTCAAGAGGTGGTAAAACAGCAGCCCTCAAGGCTGCCTTAAGTGTATGGGGGAATCCTGAGGAACTAATGACCAGCTTTAACGCCACCAATGTAGGCTTAGAGAGACTAGCAAGCTTTTTCAATGATTTGCCCCTAGGCATTGATGAAAGACAAGTGGCTGGAGGAAAACAGGAGTACATAGAAACCTTAGTCTATATGCTTTCCATGGGCTATAGCAAAGTGAGGGGTACCAAAACAGGAGGCCTTGAAAATCAAAAGTCATGGCGAAGTATCGTTTTAACAACAGGAGAAGAACCACTAACCACCATGGGCTCCCAAACAGGTGTGCATACCAGAGCCTTAGAAATCCATGGCAGTCCCTTTGAAAGGGAAGAAGAAGCTAGAAGTATGCATAACTTTATCACCATGAACTATGGTGTGACAGGGCCCTTCTTTATAGAAAAACTGATGGAGGATATGAAACCCCATGAATTACAGGATAGGCATAAGGAAATACAGGAAACACTGATGGGCATCAATGAAAACCATAAAAAGATAGGAAGTCATGTATCCTCTGTAGCTGTGGTGATCTTAGCGGATGAATTGATGAATAAATGGTTATTCCTTGAGAAAGAAAACATCTCTATAGCAATGGGGAATGAAATTTTATCTAATCTTGAAGATATGATGCATACGGATATAGTGGAGAGGGCCTATGAATTTATCCAAGGCTGGTTGATTTCAAATATAGAACAATTTAGAGGCAATCCTAGAAGGGAAAGCTACGGAGTGATGGAGGATAATAGGTTTTACGTCTTCCCACAAATCCTTCAAGAAGCTCTAGATAAGCAGGGCTATTCCTATAAAAAGATCATCCAGGGCTTGGGAGATCGAGGCTATATTGATATAACCTATGAAAAGAGTGGCAAGAAACGTCAAACCGTGGTAAAGAAAATAGAGGGGAAGGCCTGTAGAATGGTAAGTTTTGACTTATCTGGAATAGAGGATTTAGAGGAAACGCCCCCTTTTAAGGCAGTAACCCTGTAA
- a CDS encoding helix-turn-helix domain-containing protein has translation MHHGDYLYTVEEVAQILKVNKNAVYDLINAKVLRALKLGRLKITRFEVLRFLKEYTGKDLSNLNEIKELNH, from the coding sequence ATGCACCATGGAGATTATCTATACACCGTAGAGGAGGTGGCACAAATTTTAAAGGTCAATAAAAATGCCGTCTATGATTTGATCAATGCCAAAGTCCTAAGGGCCTTAAAGCTGGGGCGGTTGAAGATTACTAGATTTGAGGTTTTAAGATTCTTAAAGGAATATACGGGAAAGGATTTATCTAATCTCAATGAAATTAAGGAATTAAACCATTAA
- a CDS encoding site-specific integrase, whose translation MQGGVRKRGDSWYYFFEAGKVGGKRKKIERKGGNTKKEAQEALRQALNEFEKAGAVITESQLSVADYFDYWYKEYVLINCKYNTQQGYRNIIENHIKPTLGVYKVKSLSPAVLQEFLNKKYRDGFTKNTLAGFYGVLSGALKMAVYPYQFMKENPMQYVSMPKYDNTKKDKEDLKVIALEDFKRIIDRFPEGSSFYIPLQIAFHTGMRATEVCGLTWDCVNLEKRSIKVEKIVIKKDREWVFGTPKTLSSNREIFIGDTLVNILKKHRKAQMENKLEYGKHYIKSHFVCTKENGELVSPDSLKYLSRVVNYELMIPFNFHSLRHTHATMLLEAGANIKEIQERLGHSKLATTMDTYSHITNKLKQDSVDRFESIIK comes from the coding sequence ATGCAAGGTGGTGTAAGAAAAAGAGGTGACAGCTGGTATTATTTCTTTGAAGCGGGAAAAGTAGGTGGCAAAAGAAAGAAGATTGAAAGAAAGGGTGGAAATACAAAGAAGGAGGCTCAGGAGGCCCTACGACAAGCCCTCAATGAATTTGAGAAGGCTGGTGCTGTCATTACTGAAAGTCAGCTTTCAGTGGCTGATTACTTTGATTATTGGTACAAGGAGTATGTATTGATTAACTGCAAATACAACACCCAACAGGGCTACAGAAACATCATTGAAAATCATATCAAGCCTACATTAGGGGTCTATAAGGTCAAGTCCTTATCTCCTGCTGTATTACAAGAATTTTTAAATAAAAAGTATCGAGACGGATTTACGAAGAATACCTTGGCAGGTTTTTATGGGGTTCTCTCAGGGGCTTTGAAAATGGCGGTATATCCCTATCAATTTATGAAGGAAAATCCTATGCAATACGTCTCTATGCCTAAGTATGATAATACAAAAAAAGACAAGGAGGATCTAAAGGTGATTGCCTTGGAGGATTTTAAAAGGATAATTGATCGTTTTCCAGAGGGCAGTAGTTTTTATATCCCCCTACAGATTGCCTTTCATACTGGCATGAGGGCCACTGAGGTTTGTGGTCTCACCTGGGATTGTGTGAATCTTGAGAAAAGGTCCATTAAGGTGGAGAAAATCGTCATAAAAAAAGACAGGGAATGGGTATTTGGCACCCCTAAAACCCTATCCTCTAATCGTGAAATTTTTATTGGGGATACCCTGGTCAACATTCTAAAAAAGCACCGCAAAGCCCAAATGGAAAATAAGTTGGAGTATGGTAAGCATTATATTAAAAGTCACTTTGTATGTACTAAGGAAAATGGAGAATTGGTTTCTCCCGACAGCTTGAAGTATTTAAGCCGGGTAGTGAACTATGAGCTGATGATTCCATTTAACTTCCATTCCCTTCGCCATACCCATGCCACTATGTTACTGGAGGCTGGAGCAAATATTAAGGAGATCCAGGAACGATTGGGCCATAGTAAACTTGCCACCACCATGGATACCTATTCCCATATTACCAACAAACTAAAACAGGATAGTGTAGATCGTTTTGAAAGCATCATTAAATGA
- a CDS encoding VRR-NUC domain-containing protein, which produces MKEKAIQHKIIEYLRGLSGVWFFKTHGGIYQAAGIPDIILCYKGKFIGLEIKRPKGKPTKLQEKVLRDIAKAGGTGAIVYGIEDVKRVMKEVTTEG; this is translated from the coding sequence ATGAAGGAAAAGGCAATTCAACACAAGATCATTGAATATTTAAGAGGACTGTCAGGGGTATGGTTTTTCAAAACCCATGGAGGGATCTATCAAGCAGCAGGAATCCCTGATATTATTCTTTGCTATAAGGGAAAGTTCATAGGCTTAGAAATCAAAAGACCAAAAGGAAAACCCACCAAGCTACAGGAGAAGGTACTAAGGGATATTGCTAAAGCAGGAGGCACAGGGGCCATAGTCTATGGCATAGAGGACGTAAAAAGGGTGATGAAGGAAGTCACCACAGAGGGGTGA